Proteins co-encoded in one bacterium BMS3Abin02 genomic window:
- the blaI gene encoding transcriptional regulator BlaI, whose translation MAREPILENAVMLMLWQEEGPLTPRQVKSRLDETHPVAYTTAMTVLMRLWKKGLLRRYRVGRAYAYAPTVGQAQHAAQRMEGILREVNERAVALGRFVERLSSSDREELMRILSAGD comes from the coding sequence GTGGCCAGAGAACCCATTCTCGAGAATGCTGTCATGCTGATGCTTTGGCAGGAGGAAGGTCCTCTGACACCGCGTCAGGTGAAGTCTCGGTTGGACGAGACCCATCCAGTGGCATACACGACGGCGATGACTGTCCTGATGCGATTGTGGAAGAAGGGTCTCCTCCGCCGCTATCGGGTGGGACGAGCATACGCGTACGCCCCGACCGTGGGTCAGGCCCAGCATGCCGCTCAACGCATGGAAGGGATCCTCAGGGAAGTGAACGAACGGGCAGTCGCGTTGGGTCGGTTTGTGGAGCGACTTTCGTCGTCGGACCGGGAGGAGCTGATGCGGATTCTGAGTGCCGGTGACTGA
- the htpX gene encoding protease HtpX has translation MTEVLFAAALALLGVPLLLSRSGRRIGAAERTRLMAVSLGAGVVFLELSLALTALPTVLRVFHLSGLASVCERLVGPVFGGGQIVGGVALVLALLLPASAIMTSLKCRTRQERLRADPWVGTHRPYGKHELVVLPSAAMVAISVPGRPGQVILSQGLLDALTPAELDAVIRHEGAHLDFRHSRYLLLAAVVQCTVGWFPMVRRCVCCLRLSVEEWADAIAVRDLGTSRPVVDALRSFVFASLSPRVASFSAAETIGERLEALEHGEPRKAPLARLMAYSLVVLLSLGAGGSLVTWAAHARELAAMTPYCPL, from the coding sequence GTGACTGAGGTCTTGTTCGCCGCAGCCCTGGCGTTGCTCGGCGTGCCGCTCTTGTTGAGCCGTTCGGGGCGTCGTATCGGCGCCGCCGAACGTACACGGTTGATGGCCGTATCGCTCGGCGCAGGAGTGGTGTTCCTCGAGTTGAGTCTTGCGCTCACGGCGTTGCCGACCGTGCTGCGCGTATTCCATCTGAGCGGCCTGGCCTCTGTGTGTGAACGGCTTGTCGGGCCCGTGTTCGGTGGTGGGCAGATTGTTGGAGGGGTCGCGCTCGTCTTGGCTCTGCTCCTGCCCGCATCGGCGATCATGACAAGTCTGAAGTGTCGGACGCGGCAGGAGCGTTTGCGGGCCGATCCTTGGGTGGGGACGCATCGGCCGTATGGCAAGCATGAGTTGGTCGTGCTGCCTTCGGCAGCGATGGTGGCGATCAGTGTTCCCGGCCGGCCCGGGCAGGTGATTCTGTCGCAAGGGCTTCTCGATGCTCTGACACCGGCAGAGTTGGACGCGGTGATTCGGCATGAGGGGGCGCACCTCGATTTCCGGCACTCGAGGTATCTCCTGCTCGCTGCCGTCGTGCAGTGCACCGTCGGATGGTTCCCGATGGTCCGTAGGTGCGTGTGCTGTCTCCGACTGTCGGTGGAAGAGTGGGCTGATGCGATTGCGGTTCGAGATCTGGGCACCAGCAGACCTGTCGTAGATGCTTTGCGCTCGTTTGTGTTTGCCTCGCTCTCCCCTCGAGTGGCTTCATTCTCCGCCGCCGAGACGATCGGCGAACGTCTCGAGGCTCTTGAACATGGCGAACCGCGCAAGGCGCCGCTGGCTCGTCTGATGGCCTATTCGCTGGTCGTGCTGCTGTCGCTGGGAGCCGGCGGATCCCTGGTGACGTGGGCAGCGCACGCTCGCGAGTTGGCCGCGATGACACCGTATTGTCCTCTCTAG
- the petC_3 gene encoding cytochrome b6-f complex iron-sulfur subunit: protein MSDSIRRRTFLRRAITVIVAGIGAVFGASAVAYVVPSKQSDARDEWLPLGTTRTVELGEPTLFKASVELTTGWRTTTDDVAVYVKTDDGRDFIGMSNICTHLGCRVRWVKDRRQFYCPCHAGVYDENGNVVSGPPPRPLDRYELAVEGEEIDFLPDPIKQSG, encoded by the coding sequence GTGAGCGACTCGATCCGTCGACGTACATTCCTTCGCAGGGCGATCACTGTCATTGTCGCCGGAATCGGCGCCGTGTTCGGGGCATCGGCGGTCGCGTACGTCGTGCCGTCGAAGCAATCCGACGCACGCGACGAGTGGCTCCCGTTGGGTACGACAAGAACCGTCGAGCTCGGTGAGCCAACCCTGTTCAAGGCTTCGGTTGAGCTTACGACGGGCTGGAGGACCACGACCGACGATGTAGCCGTCTACGTGAAGACGGACGATGGGCGTGACTTCATCGGCATGTCGAACATCTGTACGCATCTGGGATGTCGAGTGCGATGGGTGAAGGATCGGAGACAGTTCTACTGTCCGTGCCATGCCGGCGTCTATGACGAGAACGGAAACGTCGTCTCGGGTCCGCCGCCGCGCCCGCTGGATCGCTATGAACTCGCCGTGGAAGGCGAGGAGATCGACTTTCTGCCCGATCCGATAAAACAGTCGGGTTGA
- a CDS encoding thiol:disulfide interchange protein precursor has product MADLILPVLALIAGIVSFSSPCSLPLIPGYLSYMSALPVDDLGNRAARSTILKAALLFVGGFTVVFTALGASFALVGSLFLRNVDLITRIAGVGIIVMGLAMLGVLRIPGYHRELRVNMTRAPRGLKGAFPMGMAFAVGWTPCIGPILATILTVAGASQTVVWGAALLAIYSLGLGIPFVLVALGFQRARGSLTWLKRNGRRVEIVGGSMLIAVGVMFTSGIWRAIFIPLQSAFARLGWPPI; this is encoded by the coding sequence ATGGCAGACCTGATACTCCCGGTTCTCGCTTTGATAGCCGGCATCGTCTCCTTCAGTTCTCCATGCAGTCTGCCGCTGATTCCCGGGTATCTGTCATACATGTCGGCGCTACCGGTCGATGATCTCGGTAATCGTGCCGCGCGGTCGACGATCCTGAAGGCAGCGTTGCTCTTCGTCGGGGGCTTCACCGTCGTGTTCACCGCTCTCGGGGCGTCATTTGCGCTCGTGGGGTCCCTCTTCTTGAGGAACGTCGATCTCATTACCCGAATAGCGGGTGTCGGGATCATCGTGATGGGACTCGCCATGTTGGGTGTCCTTCGGATTCCCGGGTATCACCGGGAACTCCGTGTGAACATGACGCGGGCTCCACGAGGGTTGAAGGGAGCTTTCCCAATGGGAATGGCCTTTGCGGTCGGTTGGACACCATGCATCGGTCCGATTCTCGCCACGATCCTCACAGTGGCAGGCGCAAGCCAGACGGTCGTGTGGGGGGCCGCGCTCCTTGCGATCTACTCCCTCGGGTTGGGTATTCCCTTCGTACTGGTGGCACTGGGGTTCCAGCGCGCTCGAGGTTCACTGACGTGGCTGAAGCGGAACGGCAGGCGAGTGGAGATCGTGGGCGGTTCGATGCTCATCGCGGTCGGGGTGATGTTCACCTCGGGGATCTGGCGGGCCATCTTCATCCCTCTTCAGAGCGCGTTCGCTCGACTTGGCTGGCCCCCGATCTGA
- the ccmF_2 gene encoding cytochrome c-type biogenesis protein CcmF, giving the protein MTAIVGYLAILVSLASAVWLVVAGFRGMLRPAAAVASRLKWPVYGLVGGAVVAMASLEVALLSDDFSISYVANNSTSSTPLLYKAASAWGALQGSIVLWGLVLAVFTLTVYWGLARREGPDPLGAGALAVLGIVSMYFFALMASISNPFAVCVMPASVGCLQASNVPWATARAALEGRGPNPLLQNHPLMAVHPPTLYIGYVGLTVPFAFAMSALMRGSSGTEWLRRTRSWTLVTWMFLTLGIVVGGLWSYEVLGWGGFWAWDPVENASFLPWLVATAFLHSSVVQARRGMLQAWNFILVIAAFALTILGTFLTRSGVINSVHAFSQSPIGPALLWFLMVVLVASFGLFAARVHLVASSPRLDSLASREGVFLGNNLLLTVFAFIVLTGTLYPMIVEAITGDKVGVGRPFFDRMAIPLSFGLLLAMGIGPVTPYRAAKGSVVWERIRVPIRAALGVTAVLVVFGYRNPYLLTSVLTATFVMAVIVRYLFVSARKVANRHEMSLPSAILRVMRNDTSYWGGQISHVGVALLAIGIAFSANLAVDTSAVLSPGDTVSVAGFDLTYAQRFERQEPNRSVTGARIEVSRDGRLVSVLEPRLNQYPQSLDSVATPDIDATLRGDLYLSLKSLDDQKVTIRVFWFPLIWLVWVGGFVIAIAALWSRLVKKPEQDRANVRRTESV; this is encoded by the coding sequence GTGACCGCCATCGTCGGCTATCTGGCCATTCTCGTCTCGCTCGCCTCCGCTGTCTGGCTGGTGGTTGCCGGGTTCCGTGGCATGTTGAGACCCGCGGCAGCAGTCGCGTCGCGGCTGAAGTGGCCCGTGTACGGCCTCGTCGGTGGTGCCGTGGTTGCGATGGCCAGTCTCGAAGTCGCTCTCCTCAGTGACGACTTTTCGATCAGCTATGTGGCAAACAACTCCACCAGCTCGACTCCGCTCCTCTACAAGGCGGCGTCGGCCTGGGGAGCGCTGCAAGGCAGCATCGTTCTGTGGGGCCTGGTTCTGGCAGTGTTCACTCTCACCGTCTACTGGGGCCTCGCTCGCAGAGAAGGTCCCGATCCTCTCGGTGCGGGCGCGCTGGCTGTGTTGGGCATCGTCTCGATGTACTTCTTCGCGCTCATGGCCAGTATTTCCAATCCTTTCGCCGTCTGCGTCATGCCTGCTTCGGTCGGCTGTCTTCAGGCCAGCAACGTGCCTTGGGCCACGGCCCGTGCGGCTCTCGAGGGGCGGGGTCCTAATCCTTTGCTCCAGAATCACCCACTGATGGCCGTCCATCCTCCGACGCTGTATATCGGATACGTAGGGCTGACTGTTCCGTTCGCGTTCGCGATGTCTGCACTCATGCGGGGCTCCAGCGGCACAGAGTGGTTGCGCCGGACTCGGTCATGGACGCTGGTCACCTGGATGTTCCTCACTCTGGGCATTGTTGTTGGTGGGCTCTGGTCCTATGAGGTACTCGGTTGGGGTGGCTTCTGGGCCTGGGATCCGGTGGAGAATGCTTCATTCCTTCCCTGGTTGGTCGCCACGGCCTTCTTGCACTCCTCGGTGGTGCAGGCGCGTCGCGGCATGTTGCAGGCCTGGAACTTCATTCTCGTCATTGCAGCGTTCGCTCTGACCATCCTCGGTACCTTCCTCACGCGGTCGGGTGTGATCAACTCGGTTCACGCCTTCAGCCAGTCTCCGATCGGGCCGGCTCTCCTCTGGTTTCTCATGGTCGTGCTGGTGGCGTCGTTCGGCCTTTTCGCCGCCAGGGTGCACTTGGTCGCCTCGTCTCCACGCCTGGACTCGTTGGCAAGTCGGGAAGGCGTGTTTCTCGGCAACAACCTTCTGCTGACCGTGTTTGCCTTCATCGTGCTGACGGGGACCCTCTATCCGATGATTGTCGAGGCGATTACCGGTGACAAGGTCGGCGTTGGTCGTCCGTTCTTCGACCGTATGGCGATCCCTCTCTCATTTGGGTTGCTGCTGGCCATGGGGATCGGGCCGGTGACGCCCTATCGTGCGGCAAAAGGGTCCGTCGTTTGGGAGCGGATTCGCGTCCCGATTCGAGCTGCGTTGGGGGTGACGGCCGTCCTGGTCGTGTTCGGCTATCGCAACCCCTACCTGTTGACGAGTGTCCTCACAGCGACGTTTGTGATGGCAGTGATCGTTCGATATCTGTTCGTATCGGCGCGCAAAGTCGCGAACCGGCACGAGATGTCGCTTCCTTCCGCGATTCTGCGCGTCATGCGAAATGATACGAGCTACTGGGGAGGACAGATTTCCCATGTGGGTGTTGCCTTGCTCGCGATCGGCATCGCCTTCTCCGCCAACCTGGCGGTGGACACAAGTGCAGTCCTGTCTCCCGGAGACACTGTGTCGGTCGCAGGATTCGACCTGACGTACGCTCAGCGCTTCGAGCGGCAGGAACCGAATCGCAGTGTCACGGGCGCTCGCATCGAAGTCTCGAGAGACGGAAGGTTGGTTTCGGTGCTGGAACCGCGCCTCAACCAATATCCGCAATCTCTCGACTCGGTCGCGACGCCGGATATCGATGCGACGCTGCGGGGAGATCTGTATCTGTCGCTGAAGAGCCTCGACGATCAGAAAGTGACCATTCGCGTCTTCTGGTTTCCGCTCATCTGGTTGGTCTGGGTGGGTGGCTTTGTCATCGCGATCGCGGCTCTGTGGTCCCGGCTCGTCAAGAAACCTGAGCAAGACCGCGCGAATGTGAGGAGGACGGAGAGTGTTTAG
- the ccmH_2 gene encoding cytochrome c-type biogenesis protein CcmH precursor — MFSSRLPGTLLTLLLAVVVIVGFALGDPTPENRALAIGRRIMCPVCQGESIATSPSETARAMMDVVEEKVAAGETDEQIIAYFEAAYGEAILLDPPFSGKTLIVWLLPIPVVAIGIWMAVSRRRRDTTPVHGP, encoded by the coding sequence GTGTTTAGCTCCAGACTGCCGGGCACGCTTCTGACGTTGCTGTTGGCGGTCGTCGTCATCGTCGGCTTCGCTCTGGGAGATCCGACCCCGGAAAACCGGGCGCTCGCCATTGGACGCCGGATCATGTGCCCTGTGTGCCAGGGCGAGTCCATCGCCACGTCTCCATCCGAGACTGCCAGAGCGATGATGGACGTCGTGGAGGAAAAAGTCGCCGCAGGCGAGACCGATGAGCAGATCATCGCGTATTTCGAGGCCGCCTACGGAGAGGCGATCCTGCTCGATCCACCTTTTTCAGGGAAGACGCTGATTGTGTGGTTGCTCCCCATTCCGGTCGTTGCGATCGGCATCTGGATGGCCGTCTCTCGACGGCGTCGCGACACGACACCTGTGCACGGGCCGTGA
- the dsbE gene encoding thiol:disulfide interchange protein DsbE, with amino-acid sequence MSPESKQPEGEAQQDGATPLEVGSEPVAPRPPRVRYARWAAVLVALAGIVLGVVFGSRFGIDPSLVKSPLLGKQAPAFDLPYLEKEGTLSLESLRGQIVVVNFWASWCVACRAEHDDLVRTALRYEDKGVRFVGIVFQDKPEEAIRFLDEMGRGYDSVTDEGSRVAIEYGVYGIPETFFIDSEGTVVAKIVGESNIGLLSSTLDTMLRGEVPESRKGGNLQAPPGS; translated from the coding sequence ATGAGCCCCGAATCCAAGCAACCCGAGGGGGAGGCACAGCAGGATGGTGCCACGCCGCTCGAGGTTGGGAGTGAGCCGGTTGCGCCGCGTCCGCCACGTGTTCGGTATGCACGGTGGGCCGCAGTGCTCGTCGCACTTGCCGGCATCGTGCTGGGAGTCGTCTTCGGAAGCCGGTTCGGGATAGATCCCAGCTTGGTGAAGTCGCCGCTCCTCGGAAAGCAGGCTCCCGCGTTTGATCTTCCCTACCTCGAGAAGGAGGGGACCCTGTCGCTGGAGAGTCTCAGAGGCCAGATCGTCGTGGTGAACTTCTGGGCATCATGGTGTGTGGCCTGTCGAGCCGAACACGATGACTTGGTGAGGACGGCGCTGAGGTATGAGGACAAGGGCGTTCGTTTCGTGGGCATCGTGTTCCAGGACAAGCCAGAAGAGGCGATCCGGTTTCTGGACGAAATGGGCCGCGGGTACGACAGCGTGACGGACGAAGGCTCGCGTGTGGCGATCGAGTACGGCGTCTACGGCATTCCCGAGACCTTCTTCATCGACTCGGAGGGGACCGTGGTAGCGAAGATCGTCGGTGAGTCCAACATCGGGCTCCTGAGCTCCACGCTGGACACAATGCTCCGAGGGGAAGTACCCGAGTCGAGGAAGGGTGGCAATCTCCAGGCCCCGCCAGGCTCGTAG
- the srrA gene encoding transcriptional regulatory protein SrrA codes for MRIGRAREILRPTIVVMNGKRILVIDDEEDLRTMLSSYLAAGGFEVTEATDGRQGLALLASRDFDLVVLDVGLPGLDGFEVLRELRIASDIPVIMLTARTEEVDRVVGLTVGADDYVTKPFSPRELTARIAAVLRRARSIHGRGDLLEFEGLRIDVGAREVFCEGRPVELSALEFDLLVTLARAPRRVFTRDQLMEQVWGGDFFLMDRVVDVHISNLRKRLGDSSADPRFIATVRGVGYKFVGESP; via the coding sequence GTGCGAATCGGTCGGGCGCGGGAGATCCTGCGCCCTACCATCGTTGTCATGAATGGAAAGCGGATCCTCGTCATCGACGATGAGGAAGACCTCCGAACCATGCTGTCCTCCTACCTCGCTGCCGGCGGTTTCGAGGTGACGGAGGCGACCGACGGCAGGCAGGGACTCGCTCTGCTCGCGTCTCGGGACTTTGATCTCGTCGTCCTCGATGTCGGTCTTCCGGGCCTCGACGGATTCGAGGTGCTCCGTGAGCTACGGATTGCGTCCGATATCCCGGTCATCATGCTGACCGCACGGACCGAAGAGGTCGATCGGGTCGTTGGATTGACGGTTGGCGCCGACGACTACGTGACGAAACCCTTCTCACCGAGGGAACTCACCGCCCGCATCGCCGCCGTGCTTCGGAGAGCCCGATCCATTCACGGACGCGGCGATCTGCTCGAGTTCGAAGGCCTTCGCATCGACGTCGGAGCCAGGGAGGTGTTCTGCGAAGGCCGGCCCGTGGAACTCAGCGCGCTCGAGTTCGACCTCCTCGTGACTCTCGCTCGCGCGCCCCGGAGGGTGTTTACCCGAGATCAGCTCATGGAACAGGTATGGGGCGGCGACTTCTTCTTGATGGACCGAGTCGTCGACGTGCACATCTCCAACCTGAGGAAGCGCCTCGGGGACAGTTCCGCCGATCCCCGCTTCATCGCTACGGTTCGCGGCGTCGGCTACAAGTTCGTCGGCGAGTCGCCATGA